Proteins from one Leptonema illini DSM 21528 genomic window:
- a CDS encoding NADP-dependent oxidoreductase — translation MKAYIIKKYGKKEHLQLVELPEPLLSDNDILVRVHSAALNPLDSKIKNGDFKLILPYKLPLVLGHDVAGEVIRIGSRVHKFQVGDRVYSRPADHRIGAFAELIAIHEDDAAIMPKNLTMEEAASIPLVGLTAWQALIEKAGLTEGQKVFIQAGSGGVGAFAVQLAKYLGATVATTAGAANFEMVQSLGADIVIDYRQEDFEEKLKDFDVVLNSQDAATLEKSLSVLKRGGKLVSISGPPDADFANEIGASWLLKSVFKVLSLGIRRKAKRRGVSYSFLFMRAQGAQLDRITSLIESGKIRPVVDKVFPFEMLDEALAYVESGRVKGKVVLKMR, via the coding sequence ATGAAAGCCTATATTATCAAGAAGTATGGTAAGAAGGAACATCTTCAACTTGTCGAACTACCGGAACCGTTATTAAGCGATAACGACATACTGGTTCGAGTTCATTCGGCGGCTTTAAATCCACTGGATTCTAAGATAAAGAATGGAGATTTCAAACTGATTCTTCCGTATAAACTGCCGCTGGTTCTGGGGCATGACGTAGCCGGCGAAGTCATCAGAATCGGTTCGCGCGTGCATAAGTTCCAGGTGGGCGACAGAGTCTACTCACGACCTGCAGATCATAGAATCGGCGCCTTCGCGGAGTTGATCGCAATCCATGAAGACGACGCGGCCATCATGCCGAAGAACCTGACAATGGAAGAAGCAGCCTCGATTCCCCTGGTTGGCCTGACCGCCTGGCAGGCACTCATTGAGAAGGCAGGCCTTACAGAAGGTCAGAAAGTCTTTATTCAGGCCGGCTCGGGAGGCGTGGGTGCATTTGCTGTTCAGCTGGCAAAATATCTGGGGGCCACGGTGGCCACCACGGCCGGTGCAGCAAATTTTGAGATGGTGCAAAGCCTTGGCGCCGACATAGTCATTGATTACAGGCAAGAAGACTTTGAAGAGAAACTGAAAGACTTCGATGTTGTTCTGAACAGTCAGGACGCAGCGACGCTTGAAAAATCTCTGAGCGTTTTGAAACGCGGCGGCAAACTGGTCTCAATCTCCGGTCCTCCTGATGCGGACTTTGCCAATGAAATCGGAGCGTCATGGCTGTTGAAATCTGTCTTCAAGGTGCTGAGTCTTGGCATCAGACGAAAAGCAAAAAGACGGGGGGTAAGTTACTCATTTCTTTTCATGCGGGCACAGGGAGCTCAATTAGACAGGATAACCTCACTGATTGAATCGGGCAAAATTCGACCGGTTGTCGATAAAGTCTTCCCGTTTGAGATGCTCGACGAAGCTCTGGCGTACGTCGAGAGCGGCCGCGTGAAAGGCAAGGTCGTTCTTAAAATGAGGTAA
- a CDS encoding type II toxin-antitoxin system Phd/YefM family antitoxin, with product MIISAAEFKAKCLSLMDHVNEFHEEVIITKHGKPVARLVPVTAAPEKPLFGFLDKKIQINEDIIAPLNLERDATK from the coding sequence ATGATAATCTCTGCCGCAGAATTCAAAGCTAAATGCCTGAGCCTTATGGATCACGTGAATGAATTCCATGAAGAAGTTATCATTACCAAGCATGGAAAACCTGTAGCGAGGCTCGTTCCAGTCACCGCAGCTCCTGAAAAGCCATTGTTCGGCTTCCTTGATAAGAAAATCCAGATCAATGAAGATATCATAGCGCCTCTAAACCTTGAGAGGGATGCAACGAAGTAA
- a CDS encoding HigA family addiction module antitoxin has product MKNKIPNVHPGEILSEEFLKPMEITPYRLAKETRIPATRVSDIINGKRGISADTALRFSKFFGNSVDFWMGIQDEFEIREQREKLGKELAKIRNYKDVVSA; this is encoded by the coding sequence ATGAAGAACAAGATTCCAAATGTTCATCCCGGCGAAATTCTCAGTGAAGAATTTCTAAAACCGATGGAAATCACTCCATACAGATTGGCCAAGGAAACAAGGATTCCCGCTACAAGGGTCAGCGATATTATTAATGGGAAGCGGGGTATCTCTGCTGATACGGCGCTGCGATTCTCGAAATTTTTCGGGAATTCCGTAGATTTCTGGATGGGTATTCAGGACGAATTTGAAATCCGTGAGCAGCGAGAAAAGCTTGGAAAAGAACTCGCTAAGATTAGAAATTATAAAGATGTAGTGAGCGCCTGA
- a CDS encoding MaoC family dehydratase translates to MYNLGRTYEEISVGDRASFTKTISETDVYLYAGISGDFNPVHIDEEYAKTTPFGRRIAHGGLAGSLLAPVLGMKLPGLGTVALEVTQKYRAPVYPGDTITCEVQVTGKVERLKAVEMKILWTNQAGTTVSKGTCTVLPPQRNPSS, encoded by the coding sequence ATGTACAACCTGGGGCGCACCTACGAAGAGATCTCAGTCGGCGATCGAGCCAGCTTCACAAAGACGATCAGCGAAACGGACGTCTATCTCTATGCCGGAATCAGCGGGGATTTCAATCCGGTGCATATCGACGAAGAGTATGCGAAGACGACGCCGTTTGGCAGGCGCATCGCCCACGGCGGCCTTGCCGGATCTCTGCTTGCGCCCGTTCTTGGCATGAAGCTGCCCGGACTGGGCACGGTCGCCCTTGAGGTGACGCAGAAGTACAGGGCGCCCGTGTATCCGGGCGACACGATTACGTGCGAGGTGCAGGTTACGGGAAAGGTGGAGCGTCTCAAAGCCGTCGAGATGAAGATCCTCTGGACGAATCAGGCCGGCACGACGGTGAGCAAAGGGACGTGCACGGTGCTTCCGCCTCAAAGAAATCCTTCCTCTTGA
- a CDS encoding methylenetetrahydrofolate reductase, whose product MNKILLEVIPREVNTLLNEVSYVKNSYSQISGINIPDLLRFETRSWEAAVAVKSVFSNVIPHIRAIDFDINNCDPIITFLRENQISSVVVIKGDPPADMSKKVFPTTSIKLIKKLKKEIPSLKVYAAVDQYRAGIRDEFDYIEMKKDAGADGFLTQPFFDLRLIDIFTEKLHGTEVYIGVSPVITEKSQSYWESRNRAYFPKDFKLTMDWNTSFAKDVIGYCKKNGLNTYLMPIRIDIEEYLGSLFGRDTSVIRHV is encoded by the coding sequence ATGAATAAAATACTGCTCGAAGTTATTCCAAGAGAGGTAAACACACTTCTCAATGAAGTAAGCTACGTTAAGAATAGTTACAGCCAGATTTCTGGAATAAATATCCCTGATCTGTTGAGGTTTGAGACTCGAAGCTGGGAAGCAGCGGTGGCGGTTAAATCTGTTTTCTCCAATGTTATCCCTCACATTCGTGCCATTGATTTTGATATTAACAATTGCGATCCTATCATCACTTTTCTTCGTGAAAACCAGATATCATCTGTGGTTGTAATCAAAGGCGATCCACCCGCTGATATGTCAAAAAAGGTCTTCCCTACGACATCCATAAAGCTGATAAAAAAGCTGAAGAAAGAAATCCCCTCATTAAAAGTCTATGCTGCCGTTGATCAGTATCGTGCAGGGATCAGAGACGAATTTGATTATATCGAAATGAAAAAGGACGCCGGAGCCGATGGTTTTTTAACGCAGCCATTCTTTGATTTACGACTTATAGATATTTTTACAGAAAAACTTCACGGAACGGAAGTCTATATTGGAGTCAGCCCCGTAATAACGGAGAAGTCTCAAAGCTACTGGGAATCAAGAAATCGAGCCTATTTTCCGAAAGACTTCAAGCTAACGATGGATTGGAATACATCTTTTGCAAAAGATGTAATTGGCTACTGTAAGAAGAACGGGCTGAATACGTATTTGATGCCGATTAGAATTGACATCGAAGAGTATTTGGGCAGTTTATTCGGTCGCGATACTTCGGTCATCAGACATGTTTGA
- a CDS encoding SDR family oxidoreductase, with product MKQTILITGASSGIGRLIADRLHQDGYMVIGTSRDPEKHMARLPFKIIELDLSSPGSIKSFGTRLFNEIDRLDVLINNAGYLVTGLAEETPLDLGREQFETNFWGTVGVTNQLLPYFRRQRYGKIITVGSFLGLIGLPAVAYYSASKHSLEGYFKALRFELSDFNIKVSMVEPMGFKTNIGGSAVASTVRIEDYDAIRKQANAFTKEEFDTAPTPEPVVRAVMKIIDRKDPGFHFPVGKGASFILFMQHFAYKVFEGVILKRMRNAK from the coding sequence ATGAAACAGACAATTCTGATAACGGGGGCTTCCTCGGGCATCGGCCGTCTTATCGCCGACAGACTTCACCAGGACGGATATATGGTAATCGGCACAAGCCGCGATCCGGAAAAGCACATGGCCAGATTACCGTTTAAAATCATAGAGTTAGATCTTTCTTCACCTGGATCTATCAAATCGTTCGGTACACGGCTGTTCAATGAGATTGATCGATTGGACGTTCTCATAAACAACGCAGGTTACCTGGTAACAGGACTTGCTGAAGAGACTCCATTGGATCTGGGCAGAGAACAGTTCGAAACGAATTTCTGGGGCACAGTCGGCGTTACCAACCAACTATTGCCGTATTTCAGAAGGCAAAGGTATGGAAAAATCATCACCGTAGGGTCCTTTCTCGGATTAATCGGCCTTCCCGCCGTTGCTTACTATTCGGCCTCAAAGCATTCGCTTGAAGGCTATTTTAAAGCGCTGCGTTTTGAGCTTTCGGATTTCAATATAAAAGTCAGCATGGTTGAACCGATGGGCTTCAAGACAAATATCGGAGGCAGCGCCGTAGCATCAACGGTAAGAATTGAGGACTATGACGCGATCCGAAAGCAAGCGAATGCCTTCACAAAAGAAGAGTTCGATACTGCCCCTACGCCGGAGCCGGTCGTCAGAGCAGTAATGAAGATCATAGACCGGAAAGACCCCGGGTTCCATTTCCCCGTCGGGAAGGGGGCTTCCTTCATTCTTTTCATGCAACACTTTGCATATAAAGTCTTTGAAGGCGTGATTCTGAAAAGGATGCGCAACGCAAAATAG
- a CDS encoding HigA family addiction module antitoxin yields MNKKIPTPTIGEILRTEFLEPLSITAYRMAKDLNVSTSTVLDILNDRRKLSIEMALKLSKYFGTSEKFWINIQSDIEVRNKKDELKEVLQKIHSISGTA; encoded by the coding sequence GTGAATAAGAAAATCCCTACTCCGACTATTGGTGAAATTCTACGGACAGAGTTTCTTGAGCCTCTTTCCATCACGGCATACAGGATGGCGAAAGATCTCAATGTTTCAACAAGTACGGTTCTTGATATTCTGAACGATAGACGGAAGTTGTCGATTGAAATGGCGCTCAAGCTTTCAAAATATTTCGGGACATCTGAAAAATTCTGGATAAATATTCAGTCCGACATTGAGGTCAGAAACAAGAAGGATGAACTTAAAGAGGTATTACAGAAGATTCATTCTATTTCCGGAACGGCATAG
- a CDS encoding GNAT family N-acetyltransferase, whose amino-acid sequence MKYPAYRIETERLVLRCYHPEDAPLLKEAIDKSIDHLRPWMPWSLNEPTEIEEKIELLRGFRANFDLSKDFFYGIFDREEKLLIGSTGLHTRIGKCAFEIGYWIAKDFIGNGYATEVSSALVKAGFEVEGIDRIEIHVNPANTASIKVPKKLGFTLETIRKRTDVTFENEFRDSMVWILYRSEYERMRSGIPVRMYDAAGKEIADAPGII is encoded by the coding sequence ATGAAATATCCAGCGTACAGAATAGAAACAGAAAGATTGGTTCTCAGGTGTTATCATCCAGAGGATGCACCCTTGTTAAAGGAAGCTATTGATAAGAGTATTGATCATCTAAGGCCATGGATGCCATGGTCATTGAACGAACCAACAGAGATCGAAGAGAAGATAGAATTGCTGAGGGGTTTTCGAGCGAATTTTGATTTATCAAAAGACTTCTTCTATGGAATCTTTGATAGAGAAGAGAAGCTCCTGATAGGATCAACAGGACTTCATACAAGAATTGGTAAATGCGCTTTTGAAATTGGATACTGGATTGCAAAAGACTTTATCGGGAACGGATATGCAACAGAAGTCTCAAGCGCTCTGGTTAAAGCAGGATTCGAGGTTGAAGGGATAGATAGAATTGAAATCCATGTGAACCCGGCGAACACGGCCAGCATAAAGGTTCCGAAGAAGCTCGGTTTTACGTTGGAAACGATAAGAAAACGAACGGACGTAACCTTTGAAAATGAATTTAGAGATTCTATGGTGTGGATTCTGTACAGAAGCGAATATGAGAGAATGAGGAGTGGTATTCCTGTTAGAATGTATGATGCTGCAGGTAAGGAGATAGCGGACGCGCCGGGCATCATCTAA
- a CDS encoding TetR/AcrR family transcriptional regulator: MRYAEGHKDQTRKKILEVAGKKFRKDGVGAVGLATLMADAGLTNGAFYAHFKSKEDLLKNVVCSIFDESETSLQEIARVNGLESALRAYLSPQHRDNPSQGCPTAALVSEIARHPRATRTIYTKKIEEVLEQLASLLAEKDPATRKQTAIALYSLLVGAVQLARAVTDKELSDEIMDSALAGALSLIG; the protein is encoded by the coding sequence ATGCGCTACGCTGAAGGGCACAAAGACCAGACTCGAAAGAAGATCCTTGAGGTGGCAGGCAAAAAATTCCGCAAGGACGGAGTTGGAGCGGTCGGTCTGGCGACGCTGATGGCAGATGCCGGTCTGACAAACGGCGCTTTTTACGCGCATTTTAAGTCCAAGGAAGATCTGCTTAAGAACGTAGTTTGCAGTATCTTCGATGAAAGCGAGACATCGCTTCAGGAGATTGCAAGAGTCAACGGTCTGGAATCTGCGTTGCGAGCCTATCTCTCCCCTCAGCACCGCGACAATCCGAGTCAGGGTTGCCCGACGGCTGCCCTGGTATCAGAAATAGCGCGTCATCCCAGGGCAACTCGGACCATTTATACGAAAAAGATAGAAGAGGTTCTGGAACAGCTCGCCTCGCTGCTTGCAGAGAAAGACCCGGCTACACGTAAACAAACGGCCATCGCCCTTTACAGCCTGCTCGTCGGAGCAGTGCAGCTGGCGCGGGCCGTTACAGACAAAGAGCTTTCGGATGAGATCATGGACAGCGCGCTGGCCGGTGCGCTCTCCCTCATTGGGTGA